Within Cloacibacillus sp., the genomic segment ATCTATGCCCAGTTGATCAATTTGGTGGTGTACGCGGAACGAGCCAATGAAAAAGACCTGGATCTTTCCATACGCGTAGAAACTGACCAACGGCTGGCAGCTCATCTTTTGGCGGAATATGTCGCAAGAGCGCTGGAGGGACAGGAGCCAGAGGACTGGGAATGCTACGCACTGGAGCCTGGGGCTGCTGAAGCTGAAAAAAAAGGCCTCCCACGCGTCGGCTATCTCATGAGCGTCTATAATCAGTACGCCAATAACTGTAACGACATGATCTATGGCGCCGACAGCCATAACATGTTATCTGTCTTTATGCATCCCAATGAAGTGCTCGACGGCGCGCGCGCCGCTCAATTCGGTCTGATGGGTCAAACGACCGCAGCTTACGGTTTTCAAAATGATCCGACTCTCAAACATCTGTATAAGGAGCACGGCAAAACTATCAATTTTATTGGCGTAGTGCTGTACCCCACGGACGTATCGAACAACATGAAGCTTCGCGTTAAAAACGCAAGCGGTCAGCTTGCTTCTGCTCTAAAACTTGACGCTGCGGTTGTCAGCGAATGGGTGGGCGGCAGCAACGCGGATGTCGATTTCTTCTATCAGTTGGCGGAATTGGAAGACCGCGGCATCAAGACCGTAGGGATCATGGCGGAGCACGGCGGTAAAATGATGCAGGATCTCCGCGGAAACGCAATTGTTTCAGGAGGAGACACTGGCGCAATTTATGAATTGCCTGCAATGGATCTTGTCATTGGAGATATCCAGTCCACAGTCAGGGACTATTTCTATGGCTCCTGGCCCGTGCATAGTGAGTACGGACCAAGTCTGAGGCCGGACGGCTCGTTGATAGTCAATATGTACATGATAGCGGACGGCGGTAATACGACGGGCTTCCTGACCAAGACAGTCAAAGAATACTAAGAGATACTTTAGGAGGAGCTATTGATGAGACAAGCAATTTTATTTATCAATCAGTTCTTTGCCGGCGTTGGCGGCGAAGGGCAGGCAGATTTTGAACCGGTCATTCTGGATGGCCCTGTAGGTCCAGGGATAGCGTTGCAAGCTGCTTTGACGAATGTAACTATTACTCACACCGTAGCCTGCGGCGATAACTTTATGAACAGCAACCGTGATGAAGCGATCGCCATGATCCAAAAATTCCTGGATGATAAAAGCTTTGATCTGTTCCTGGCAGGCCCAGCTTTTCAGTCTGGACGCTATGGCATGAGCTGCGGCGAGTTGTGCAAGTTTGTCAGCGAGCATTACAACGTACCGGCTGTTACAAGCATGAACGAAGAAAGTCCCGGCGTTGACGCTTATCGTGAAAATCCGAATATCTACATCGTCAAAGGACATAAAAGCGCCGCAAAAATGCGCGCAGACGTCGAGGCGATCGCTAAACTAGCCAATAAGCTGGCAGCAGGTGAAGATATCCTCTGGGCGGAGGCCGAGGGCTACTTTGGACGCGGGATCCGCAGGGAGGTTTTTGTGGAAAAAACGGCCTCCGAGCGTGCAGTAGATATGCTGCTTGCCAAATTAGCCGAAAAACCATATACGACAGAATACAAAATAGAGGTCCACGACGTGGTGCAGCCCGCTCAGGCCGTGGCCGACCTACAGACGTGCAAAATCGCTCTAATTAACAGCGGGGGGCTCGTGCCTGTTGGAAATCCCGATCGCATGCCTTCGGGCACAGCCTCTATTTGGAAGCTTTACCCCACTGATGAGCTGGACGCATTTTTGCCTGGCGAATTTTATAGTGTTCACGGAGGCTTCAGCACAGATTTCGTCAACGCCGATCCCGAAGCGCTGGTGCCATTAAAAACCGTCAAAGAATTACTTAAAGAGGGCGCTTTTGGAGCGCTTGCACCTTTCTTGTACAGCACTACCGGCAATTTGACCGCTTTGAAGGATGCTCGTCGGATGGGCAAGGAGATGGCGGAAGATCTCAAAAGTAAACAGGTCAGTGCGGCAATTTACGTATCCACCTGAGGAAGCTGCACGCGTTGCGGTGCAACGATGGTAAAAGAGCTGGAAAAAGCAGGTATCCCCACCGCTCATATAACAAACATGACGCCTGTTGCGAAGGTCACAGGAAGCAACCGAATCGTTCCGGGGGTCGCGATCACGAATCCGTGCAGTGACGTGACGCTGCCTAAGGACGAGCAGGAAATAATGAGAAGAAAGCTTATAGAACGCGCACTTGAGGCAGTCTCTACGGACGTTTCCGGTCCCACATTTTTTTGATTTGAACTTTGCGGCTGAGGTGTGATTACACCTCAGCCGCTTCGTCTGAAGCTGAGAGAAAACGGCGTTACGTACACTGCCCAAGGCTGTAACGCAGCTCACGCAGAAAACTAAAATATCAAGAAAGGAGGATTCATAATGGGACCTTTTGGAATTCCTTGGTCTATCACTGCTGTTTACGTTCTTGGCGCAATCGGAGTGCCGATCGCCATTGAAATCATGCTCCACTCCAGCTGGTGGAAGAAACAGTCCGATTACTACTATTCTTTCAATGACAAACAGAAGAAAGTATAGCAAAAGACAGGCATCAGAATAGGAAGGAGAGGTTGTCTATGAAAATTAGTTGGTTACAAATTGGAATGGCAATTAGTTATATGGTGGTTCTTATCTGTGTGGGCATGTATATGAGCCGGAAAGTGAAAACAAGCTCCGACTATTGGATAGGCGGAAGGTCGGTAGGGCCTGTCGCAACGGCCATTTCGTACTGCGCGGCCTACTACAGCACGGTGGCGATCATCGGTGGCCCTCCGCTATACTATCTTTACGGGATGGGTTACTCCGCACTGGAATGTTTTTTAAATGTTTTCCTTACCGGGTTTGTGATTTTTGTTTTGTTTGCGCCAAAAATGCGGGCCATTTCCGAACGGGTGGACGTAGTATCTCTTTCCGGGTTTTTGGCAGTGCGCTACCGTTCCAACAAGATCAGGTTGATTTGTGCGATCATCATAGCGCTCATGATGATTCCCTACGCTATGTCATGCGTCAAAGGTATCGGAGACGCGTTGACTTCAATCGCCGGGATCCCGTATCAAATCAGCGTCGTCGTCATTGTCATAGTCTCGTTTGCCTATCTGATCACCAGCGGTTACTGGGGCGCTGCCACAGTTGATCTAATCCAGGGGCTTACCATCACTCTGGCGGTCGTGGTTACGGCTATTGCCATCTTGATACACACCGGCGGCATTACCCCGATAGTGAGCTATATGGTGAATGAACATCCGAATCACGCCACTATGACTGGCGGGCTGTCGTGGAGCGCGATTTTCAGCTACGCGGGAGTTTGGGCCTTTATAGCGTTTGGGCAGCCACAGCTCACTACAAAATTCCTGGCTTTGAAAGACAACCGCACCGTAGGCGCCGTAATGCGCATATCCACAGCGTGGCAAATCATATACTGGCTGTGCACGGCGATCATTGGCATGGGCGCGCTGTATCTCTACAAAGGGAAGGGGTTTGTCAATATTGATTTAATAGCTCCTACTGCGGCAGCAGATTTCGGCGGCTCGATTACTGCAGGGATATTCCTGTGCGGCGCTCTTGCCGCAGGCTTTTCCACAGTTGCGGCGCTTGTGTTGACTTCATCCGCCGCGGTTGCAAAGGATATCTATGAAGACTATCGTTCCATTGCCACAGGAAAACAGGTGGATTCCACAAAATCCGTCAAACTTTCCAGGGTCGTCACAGGAATCGTGTTGCTTGTCATTGGAGTTGGATCCTTGTATCCGCTTGATTTTGTATGGTCCCTCTCTACGATGTCGGCCGGTGTCATGGGCGCTGCTTTTACGGCCCCAATCTTGCTGGGGATTTACTGGAAACGGGTCACCACTCAGGGATGCTTTGCTGCAATAATCGGAGGCTCTATACTCTCCATAATCTGGTATATTACAGGTATGTCCAGCCTTGTGCACTCATTTGTGCCTGGTACGCTCTTGTCTTTTATACTGATGGTCGTGGTCTCCCTTATGACGCGACCCATGCCGAAAGAACATGTTGACGTGTTCTTCGAGGCAAACTGCGATCAGGAGAAGATAGACGCGGCGATTGCCAGCGCAAAATAATAGAGTGCTCTCACGAGGCCGTATAACAGCCCCGTGAGGGCGCTCTCTTTTTCGTATCTCAAAACATTCAAGACGCAATCGCAGTTATGTTTTTCAAAGAGGGACGCCGCTTACGATAAAATAAGGCGGCGTCTCTTTATGTCAAGCCATTCTTGGCGGATTTTGCGCGAGGTACCAAAAGCGTTCTATTGCGCGACTATTTGCTTATTTATTGAAGCCTTCCACAAATGTTTTGATGAACCAGATGGTCTGCGGCTGATAGATGATGTCTACGAGGAACGCTCCCACGATGGGGACTATCATCATGGCGCGGCGGCTCATTCCATATCTTTCGTTGACGGCCGTCATGTTGACTATCGCGGAAGGCGTCGCGCCGAGCCCGTGGCCGCAGAGGCCGGCGCACATGACCGCCGCGTCGTAGTTCGAGCCAAGTACCCTGAATACGATGAAATAACTTGCCGCGATCATAAAGAGCACCTGACAGACAAGGACTGGCAGCACTCCGCCGACCAACCCTTCCAGTTCCCACAGCTTCAGCGTCATCAAGGCTATCGACAAATAGAGCGACAGCATGACGTAGCCGATGCCGTCAACAAGCACGAAGTCGAATTTGTAGAGGTGCATGCCTTCGTTTAAGTTGCGCAGGACAACGGCGGCAAACATAGCGCCTACGTACGAGGGAAAGCTCGTGCCGACCGTGTTTCCTATCCAGCCTGAAATGAGGACGCCGGCTGCCATGCATACCAGTATTGCGGCAACGTTTTTCATGATGTCGATTGTGGAGAGGCGCTTTTCTGACGTCGCGTCGGCGCAGCCCGTCTCAGAATTAAAGTCTTCGTTTTCGTCAGCCTTTAAGTTATGCTTGACTATCAGGCGTTGTCCCACCGGGCCGCCTATGATCACCGCGCTGATGAGGCCGAAGGTGGCGGCTCCCATCCCAACGAGCGAGGCGGAGGGGTATCCCATTTCGACAAAGGTGGAGCCGTAAACCCCGGCCGCGCCGTGGCCTCCGATCATTGAGACGGCGCTGGAAAGCAGCGCGTATGGAGCCGGCAGACCAATTAGTTTGCCAACGACGACCCCTATGATGTTTTGGCATATCGAGACGGCGCCCGCGACAAGCCAGTAGACGATAAGCAGCGCGCCGCCCTTTTTTAAGAGTTTGAAGCTGGCGCCCAGGCCGACCGTTGTAAAAAATGCCAGCATGAACGGGGCTTGGAAATATGTATCAAAATCAATAGAAAATCTTCCTGTCTTATATCCGAAATAGGTTGCAAACATAAAGATAAAACCGCCGACGACGGGCGCGGGGATGCAGTATTTAACTAAAAAGCCGAGCTTGCTTTTTACGTGATAGCCAAGAAGCAGCAACAGCGCCGATACAGCCACCGTTACGATGGCTCCGGTTTTGATTATCAGTAAACCGTAAATTATTTCAAACGACATTTTCAACGCTCCGCTCTTTTTGACCTACATTTGTATTTTATTCAGAACGTCAAAAGCTGTCAATCGTCGGGGCATGGGCGGCGATGATGTGCGGCCGTAAAGCCGCTCACTACCGCGGGCCGTCGGCGCTATGGATGAAAAAGTCTATTACGTCGCGGCAGAGCTCCGACGCGGCCATGGTTATCTCTTCTATTTCTTTGGGCGACGCGTCGTCTATGTGGACGCCGGCGCTTACCGTGACGCGGCAGTTCAGCGCGGCCGCCGTCATGCGTGCGGCAGAGCGCGCAAGTTCGTCGTCGCGGTGTCCCGCTGCGCAGATTGAACTGACGCAGGCTGAGGCCGCGCCGCCGAGTCCCGGGGCTGCCGCGGCAAAGGCGACGGCTCCAATGTGCGGAGCGCTTCCGCCGCATATACAGAGGTTCAGGTCGTTTCCGCAAAGGAGCGCCGCTGCTGTGAGGCAGCACCTGGCGCCCGCCGCTTTTGTGAAGATCTTGACTGGCCATTCGCCGCACGCCGCGTTCATTTCGCGCGCGCCTCCGGGCCGTCCCACGCGCGGAAATTTTCAAATTTCAGATAGAACTGCATCAGCGCCTTTCCGGTAAAATGGTCGATTTGATGTTTAACGTCCTGTTCGTCGTGGTAAAAGGTAAGCATAGGCGGGAGTATCACCGCGCCGTCTTCTGCGGCCCTCAGCATGTTCCTAAGGTGCGAGCGGGCAAGCGGTGATTCTCTTGGCGCCAGCACCAGTTTGCGCCCCTCTTTGAGAGTAGCGTCCGCCGCGCGTATGAGCAGATTTTCGTCGTAACCGTTAGCTATTCCAGAAAGTGTTTTCATGCTGCATGGCGCTATGATCATTCCGTCAGTTTCAAATGAGCCGCTTGCAACCCGCGCCGCCATGTCGTTTACGTCATAGGAATAGTCGGCTAAGGCCGCGGCGTCTTCTGCCGTGAGCGCGGTTTCGCAGGAAAGCGTCAGCTTTGCCGCATCGGTGATGATAAGATGCGTCTCCACCTCCTTGTGCGCCCTGAGCGCCTTAAGTATGCTGCAGCCGAGTATTGCGCCGCTTGCCCCTGAAATACCTACTATGATCCGCATTGTACCACCCCGTTTTGTTTGTGATATACTGAAAATATGGAGGATCGCCATAATGGAGCCTATTGAAAATAAATCGCTTGCCGTGCTGATAAGCCGGCTTCAACGCAATTTCAAACGTTACTGCGAAAAGCGCCTCAAAGAAGAGGGGCTTAATATAAGCGTCTATTACTACCTCAAATACATAGAAGCAAACGACGGCTGCACTTTGAACGATCTCACGCGCCACATGCACGTGGACAAGGCGCATACGACGCGCATCGTGCGTCAGCTTGAGACTCTCGCCTGGACGGAGCGCGGGAGCAATCAACGCGATATGCGCGAGAGCGCGCTGCACATCACAGCTTTAGGAAAAAAGACGGCCGCACGGCTGGAGCAGATATTCTTTGACTGGGACGCGCACCTTGCGGATCTTTTTTCCGAGGCGGAGGCGGACGCTCTGCGCGAGGCGCTTTCGCGCGCCTACGCGCTCGTAGACGAAGAGGTCGGCGGCGCGCCGCTTCGCACATGGAACGGAGCGCTGCCTCTCAAAGACCCCAAATAGAATGTCCGCTATCCCTTTTGCCGCGCCGGTTTTTTCAGCGTGTAATATTCTGTAAACGGAACGCGAGTGCGCCGGTAATATTCGTCAAGCTCGAAATAGTCTCCTGCTGTCGCCATGTCGGCGCGGCGGGTGAGCTTTTGCGACCATCCGCCAAGGTCGTAGCCGTACCACGGCATACTTAGGTTCAGCTCCGGCAGCCCCAGCTCTTTCCATATCTCACATGCGCGTTCCATATACTCCCTGCGCGGGAGCGAGACTGGGCTGAACTTGCGTCCGCGTAGCGTCGCGTCTATGAGCACGACAGACTGCGGCGCGTCTCCGTTCAGCGTGGTGCAGTTGCCCTCTTCGTCAAGCGGGCCGAACGGCGGGAGAGGCCCTTTTTTGAATCCGCGGATTATCTGCATGTCGGCGTCAGGTTCGCAGCGCACGCTTATCGCCCAAAGGACCTTTTCAATGCTGCGAGGGTCGATGTCGCTGTCAACGGCGACTATCATCTTGCTGCCAAGAGCGTAGGCCGAGGCCGCGGCCATCATCGCGCGCACCACCTCGTCGTTTGCGGGATTGTCGAACTGAATGACGGTAAGAGCCTTCGCGCCGAATTCTTTGTTGTAGCAGTAGACTTCCTTGACGCTCTTTATGCCCATTTCGCCTACAAGCCGCCGCGTCAGCACGCCGTTTGCGTTTATGCCGAGCATCACGCTGCTTTCCGTAGGCGGCGCCTGGCTCAGCAGCGTTTCAAATATCGCGTCCTTTCGATAGGTGACGCATTTCAGTTCCATGAAAAGGTCGTGATGGCTCGGGTTCATATAGCCGTGGTATTCGCCGAACGGCCCCTCTATCTCAAGCTCGTCCATCTTGATGACGCCTTCAAAGACGATCTCAGCGTTTGCCGGAACCATCAAATTTGACGTTTTGCACCTCACTACCGGTATGGATTCTCCCATCATCGCGCCCGCGACGCCTATCTCGTCCATTCCGCGCGGAGCTTTCAGCGTCGCCGCGTAGTTCAGAGCGGGCGGCCCTCCTATCACGATAGCCACCGGAAGGTCTACGCCCATCTCCACAGCGCTCTTTATATGGATAAAAATATCCTGCTGCGGCCCGAGTATTTTCAGCCCGCAGCGCGTCGGAGACTTGATGTGCGCCCTGTAGTTGCCGACGTTTCTTTCGCCGGTTGCAGGGTCTTCTGTTACCCACTGCGCGCAGGTGAGAAACGGCGCAGGGTCGAACCCAGGCGTGCTTATCGGGATGGGGAAGAGGTCAAAGCCGTGCTGCGCGTTTTCGTCTTTATCGACGCGGACGACCACCTCCTGCACGGGAGCTTCCGTCACCTCGTGCGGTTCGATCGGACGGCTGATCGCCTCGTCGATTTTTTTCAGCACTTCGCTTGCCTTACAGTCGATGCCCATTTCGTACATCTTTTCGCTTGCAGCCATCGCCCCTATAAGCACCGGAGTATCGTAATGCCGCCCCTTTGAATCCACGACGTTCTCAAAGAGAAAGGCCCTGCGCTGCTTTTCCGGCAGTGATAAAAACTGTAGACGGCAGAGCGGGTTCAGCTCCGTGTCTTTGTTGATAGGTCTTGTGATTCGCAGCAACATGCCGTTTGCTTCAAGCAGCGCGATATGCTCATGCAGATCTTTGCTTGCCATATAAGTACCCCCTTCATTGCAGGTCGGTTTTATTTTTTATTACGGTAGCACCGTTAGTTGATTGAGTCAACTATATTGAGCGGTTAAAGATGAAGACGAGGGAAAATTGCGGAGAAAAAAGTTCGGCGCGGCTGGGAAAGAGCCACCGCCGCGCCGAACTTTTTTAGTGATTTTACAGTGTTTTATCCAAGGATGGCCTTCAAGTCCTCTTTTGCGTCGCCTGTCGGTTTGATCTCGAACTTTTCTACGAGCACCTTCAGCACCTCCGGGCCGATGAATGAGGGAAGCGTTGGCCCAAGTCGGATGTTCTTTATGCCGAGGAAGAGCAGCGAAAGCAAGATGCAGACGGCCTTTTGTTCGTACCATGAGAGTACAAGCGAAAGAGGCAGGCCGTTTACGTCTGTGCCGAAGGCCTCCGCAAGCGCCATCGCAATTCTTACGGCGGAGTATGCGTCGTTGCATTGGCCGCAGTCGAGCAGACGCGGAATGCCTTCGATGTAGCCGAAGTCGAGTTTGTTGAAACGGTATTTTCCGCAGGCGAGCGTCAGTATCGCACAGTCATTTGGAACGTTTTCCGCAAAGTCGGTGTAGTAGTTGCGCCCAGGCTTTGCGCCGTCGCAGCCTCCTATAAGGAAGAAATGGCGCAGCTTTCCGGCCTTCACAAGCTCTATCACCTTAGGCGCGGCCGCCATGACGGCGTTGTGGGCAAAGCCTATCGTGATGCGTTTTTCAGGCGCGTCTTCGGTGAAGCCGGGGGCGGCAAGGGCCGCCTCGATGACGGGCGCGAAATCGTAATTTTCGATGTGGCGCACGCCGGGCCATTCCACAAGCTCCATCGTGAAGATGCGGTCAATGTATGTCGGCTTCGGACGCTGGATGCAGTTCGTGCTCATGACGATAGCGCCGGGGAATTCGTCAAACTCTGTCTGCTGGTTCTGCCACGCGCCGCCGTAGTTCCCAACGAGGTGCGGATATTTTTTCAGAGCCGGATAGGCGTTGCACGGCAGCATCTCGCAGTGCGTGTAGACGTTGACGCCAGTGCCTTCGGTCTGTTTCAGCAGCTCTTCAAGCGCCTTCAGGTCGTGGCCGGAAATGAGGACGGCCTTGCCCTTTACGGGCGTGACGCGTACAGAGGTGGGTTCCGGGTCGCCGTACGTTCCGGTGTTGGCCGCGTCAAGCATTGCCATGACGGAGATGTTTGTCTCGCCTATCTTTAGATTGAGCGCCAGCATCTTCTCCACCGTAATGTCGCTGCAAAGCAGTGAGGCCATCGCCTCTATAAAGAAGGCGTCGACCTTTTCGTCCGTGCGGCCAAGCTCGCGCGCGTGGAAGGCGTAGGCCGCCGTTCCCTTCAGCCCATAGATGGCAAGCCACTTAAGGCCGCCAAGGTCCGCGCCGTATTTTTCGATGTCTGTGCGCGGCGAGAACGGCGCGGCTGCCGCCGTCATCTCTTCAAAGCTCTCCTCGCGCGGCGCGGGTTCTTCTGCCGTTTTTGCGGCAAGAGCCGTTGTGCTCGCGATTTTTGCCGCTATGCTTTTTGCGTCGAAATTGACATTTGTCACTGTGGAGAAGAGGTTGTCGATTATTACTCCGGCCACCGACTCTGTAGGCGCGCCCTTTTCTACGGCCGCGCGCGCAAGCAGCATCGTGCGGTGCAGCAGCAGGTCTTGAAGGTCGGAGCAGACTGGTTCTTTTCCGCAGACGCCGGACACTTCACAGGCAATATTTTTAGCTCTCTGTTCACACTGATAGCAAAACATATTTTATCTCCCCTTTGTTTATGATTAATAACATAATTAAGTATCTTAATGCTTTAATTGCTGATATAAGAGTAGCGCATCTTAAATATTTTTGCAAGCCCTTTTCTTGGTAATTTCAGGAAATAATACTGAATCTTGACGAAGGCGCCGCCACCCCCTGCTTATTTAAAAAAGTTAAAAAAAATGTGGACAATGGCGGCTGTTTTGTGTTTGCTACTTGCAATATTTATAAAAGCGAGATATACCTGATAGTAATTACTATTTATGTACGACATCATTGGAAATGTAGGGATGTTTCGGGATGATTGAACAACAAAGCAGCGAAAGACCAGAGCACTATAACGACGACCAGTTTCTGACAGCCAGATCATTCCCGGCTGGTATCTGTAAATTTTTGCCTGACGAGGCGTTTACCGTTACTTTTATAAATGGGAAGGCGCTGGCCGTTGTCGGCGTCGACTATGCAGAAAATCTTCTTTCTCTGATCCACGAGAAGGATTTTGGCCGCTTTCATGATGAAGTGACGGCAAATATATCGCAGGGCGCGTATGATTTTCAGTGCGAAGCGAGGATAGTTCGCAAAGACGGCGGCGGCGCGTGGCTTTTGTTCTCCATTTCCTACGATCCCACGACAAATGAAGCCGCAGCCGTGCTGGTGGATATGACTTTGCGCAGGCGCGCCGAAGAACAGCTTCGCGTCAAAGAAGAAGAATACAGCATGGTGATGGCGCATACCAATAAACATATTTTTCGTTTTGACGTGCGCCAACGGAAGGCCTACCTTCCAAAGGACACGCTTGAACTTCTGGGCTACTTCGGCGACGTCGAGATAAACGTTCCAAATTCTGTGCTGGCCTCCGGCGCGCTGCCCGCTGAGAGCCAGGCCGTTTACGTAAAATTTTTTGAGGATATGGTGGCAGGCATTCCCAACGGCCAGGCCTACATACAGTTTCGCGTCAAGGACGGCTCTTTTCGCTGGTTCCGCATGAACTATTCGCTCGTATGCGACGAGGACGGAGAACCTTGGCAGGGCATCGTCTCCTTTGAGGACGTCACAGAACTGCGCGAGCGCGAGGCGGCCTATCAGAAATGGAAGCAGACCTACCGCGCAATAGACCCGCAGAAGATGATGTACTATGAATTCAACCTTACGCAGAGAACCTGCGAATGTGAAGAGGGCTAGCTGGTGCCTCACATTTCGCGGGCAGGCAATTTTACGATGGAGGCCATGACGGAGATCGCCGCGGCAAATACCCTCTACGAAAATGACCGCGACAGCTACGAACAGTTTTTCAACGTTGAACGAATGAAGGGGCTTTACGCGCAGAATAAACGTACGGACATGCTGGAGTTCCGCTATTACGCGAAGGACGGCTCTGTGAGATGGGCGCGCGCCGTCATCGACCTGCTGCAATACCCCTATTCCACCGATATAAAATGCTATTTGCTCATTGAGGACGTCCACGAGGGACGTATCGCCAATATCACTCTGCTTGAGCGCTCAACGCGCGATTCGCTCACCTCCGTGCTGAACAGGAGGGCCTTTGAGGATTCCGTAAAAGAGCTGCTGGAGGGCGAGGCCCTGGGTGACGGCGCGGTAGTTATGATGCTTGACGTGGACGGCTTTAAATATGTCAATGATTCTATGGGACACGCCGTCGGCGACGACGTGCTCATTCACGTCGCTGAGAGCATTTCTTCGCTGATGCGCCCAGGGGAGATGGTAGGCCGCATGGGCGGCGACGAATTTATGATATGCCTGCGCGGCGCATCCCGTGCCGAGGCCGCGGCGCGCGCCGATATGATAGGCCGCCTCGCACGTCTTTACGAAAAGGAAAGCGTAAACGTTTCAGTGAGCATAGGGCTTGCCATGTACCCCGACGACGCACGGAACTTTGAGGACATATACAGATGTGCGGACCGCGCCCTCTACGCGGCAAAGAACGAGGGCAAGGACCGGCACATGTTTTACGACGCCTGCATGGAAGAAAACGGCGTCGCTGCGCAAGTGGGGGAAGGCTCCGCGCTGTTCGATAAAAAAGCGCACGTCCCGCAGTTTCAGGCGCTGCGTGAAAAAATATTGGAGGCCAGCCGCCGCGCGGCGGATGACGGACGCGACCTCTCAAAATTAAATTCGCTGATGCTGCGTATGCGCACCTCGGTCTTTGAATGGAACGCGGAGGAGGGCCTCGTGCAGTGCAGCGGCGCGCTCTACGATTATCTGCTCTTTGACGAGGGCCGGATAGACAAAGTGGTGCAAAATCCCGCGATTGACGCGCTCCATCCAGACGACGCGGAGCTGTATAAAAAGAACGTCACCTACAGCTTTTTCTACGGCGCGCAAAACCTCCGCACCGTATGCAGGCTGAAGCGTCACGACGGCGTCTACGCACAGTGCCGTTTCAATATATTCTGCGAACGCAACAAACAGGGCGGCCTCTTGCGCGTCTCCGGGATGCTTCAGGAACTGGGCCGGGAGTTCCGTGTGCAGGACCTATATCCGGAGATGGTCGTCAATAATATGATCGCGGGTTCCGTAGTGCTGGAAGTTTCCGATAAAATGCAGTTTGTCTACGCGACCCCATCCTTTTACAAAGTGACCGGCATCCAGGAGGATGTTTCGCTTGCCTGCGATTTTGAAAATACGCTGATGAAGGTGCTGCCGGACGACCGCTAACATATCCGCAGCGCGCTTAAAACAGCCGCGGCTCTTGGAAAGGCGGAGGCCGTTTACAGAGTCATTCTTGCCGAAGGCATCGGGTGGAGATGCGCGCGGATATCCGTAGCGCAGAAAAACGCCGCTTGCGCCGTTTGCGTAGCCACCGTTTTTGACGTAACGAGCCAGCAGATGTACGGCGCATACCTTCGCGCCGCGGCGGAACTGACGCGCAGCGGGATGTTCGTCTATGAGAGCGGCAAGCCTGTAAAGCTAACGGCAGCAAGCGATTGGTTCAAAAAAAATGTGCTCAGAAGCGGCGAAGATGAGAAAATTTTTAAAGAGGAACACCTTACAAGGCTTATTGCGCCAGAGGCGCTGGAGTCGGTAAAAAAGAGGCTTGACGCAAACGCCGCAACGCAGCAGGAAAATGCCGTCTCATGCCGCATAAACCTGCGTGGCGCGCCAGGCGCTCCCGCGAAGC encodes:
- a CDS encoding UbiD family decarboxylase, with protein sequence MASKDLHEHIALLEANGMLLRITRPINKDTELNPLCRLQFLSLPEKQRRAFLFENVVDSKGRHYDTPVLIGAMAASEKMYEMGIDCKASEVLKKIDEAISRPIEPHEVTEAPVQEVVVRVDKDENAQHGFDLFPIPISTPGFDPAPFLTCAQWVTEDPATGERNVGNYRAHIKSPTRCGLKILGPQQDIFIHIKSAVEMGVDLPVAIVIGGPPALNYAATLKAPRGMDEIGVAGAMMGESIPVVRCKTSNLMVPANAEIVFEGVIKMDELEIEGPFGEYHGYMNPSHHDLFMELKCVTYRKDAIFETLLSQAPPTESSVMLGINANGVLTRRLVGEMGIKSVKEVYCYNKEFGAKALTVIQFDNPANDEVVRAMMAAASAYALGSKMIVAVDSDIDPRSIEKVLWAISVRCEPDADMQIIRGFKKGPLPPFGPLDEEGNCTTLNGDAPQSVVLIDATLRGRKFSPVSLPRREYMERACEIWKELGLPELNLSMPWYGYDLGGWSQKLTRRADMATAGDYFELDEYYRRTRVPFTEYYTLKKPARQKG
- the hcp gene encoding hydroxylamine reductase encodes the protein MFCYQCEQRAKNIACEVSGVCGKEPVCSDLQDLLLHRTMLLARAAVEKGAPTESVAGVIIDNLFSTVTNVNFDAKSIAAKIASTTALAAKTAEEPAPREESFEEMTAAAAPFSPRTDIEKYGADLGGLKWLAIYGLKGTAAYAFHARELGRTDEKVDAFFIEAMASLLCSDITVEKMLALNLKIGETNISVMAMLDAANTGTYGDPEPTSVRVTPVKGKAVLISGHDLKALEELLKQTEGTGVNVYTHCEMLPCNAYPALKKYPHLVGNYGGAWQNQQTEFDEFPGAIVMSTNCIQRPKPTYIDRIFTMELVEWPGVRHIENYDFAPVIEAALAAPGFTEDAPEKRITIGFAHNAVMAAAPKVIELVKAGKLRHFFLIGGCDGAKPGRNYYTDFAENVPNDCAILTLACGKYRFNKLDFGYIEGIPRLLDCGQCNDAYSAVRIAMALAEAFGTDVNGLPLSLVLSWYEQKAVCILLSLLFLGIKNIRLGPTLPSFIGPEVLKVLVEKFEIKPTGDAKEDLKAILG
- a CDS encoding PAS domain-containing protein; the encoded protein is MIEQQSSERPEHYNDDQFLTARSFPAGICKFLPDEAFTVTFINGKALAVVGVDYAENLLSLIHEKDFGRFHDEVTANISQGAYDFQCEARIVRKDGGGAWLLFSISYDPTTNEAAAVLVDMTLRRRAEEQLRVKEEEYSMVMAHTNKHIFRFDVRQRKAYLPKDTLELLGYFGDVEINVPNSVLASGALPAESQAVYVKFFEDMVAGIPNGQAYIQFRVKDGSFRWFRMNYSLVCDEDGEPWQGIVSFEDVTELREREAAYQKWKQTYRAIDPQKMMYYEFNLTQRTCECEEG
- a CDS encoding GGDEF domain-containing protein gives rise to the protein MPHISRAGNFTMEAMTEIAAANTLYENDRDSYEQFFNVERMKGLYAQNKRTDMLEFRYYAKDGSVRWARAVIDLLQYPYSTDIKCYLLIEDVHEGRIANITLLERSTRDSLTSVLNRRAFEDSVKELLEGEALGDGAVVMMLDVDGFKYVNDSMGHAVGDDVLIHVAESISSLMRPGEMVGRMGGDEFMICLRGASRAEAAARADMIGRLARLYEKESVNVSVSIGLAMYPDDARNFEDIYRCADRALYAAKNEGKDRHMFYDACMEENGVAAQVGEGSALFDKKAHVPQFQALREKILEASRRAADDGRDLSKLNSLMLRMRTSVFEWNAEEGLVQCSGALYDYLLFDEGRIDKVVQNPAIDALHPDDAELYKKNVTYSFFYGAQNLRTVCRLKRHDGVYAQCRFNIFCERNKQGGLLRVSGMLQELGREFRVQDLYPEMVVNNMIAGSVVLEVSDKMQFVYATPSFYKVTGIQEDVSLACDFENTLMKVLPDDR